The Microcebus murinus isolate Inina chromosome 1, M.murinus_Inina_mat1.0, whole genome shotgun sequence genome includes a region encoding these proteins:
- the CCDC71 gene encoding coiled-coil domain-containing protein 71 codes for MSVVVQHVEEKAVHSWSRISTAGKKALEEALLVFNPMSQDLSATEAQLVAFLQGLRDDGFQPTILRSGDVYGYSSCTANPPSQTKLQARAPNPAATSPPASAPRTAMRLPAGRATLLPMPLSGRLAKASTPALAKHATTNLLLSSLKQSSANRARGAAVGFPTHLYPGVYPAMRLSVVLEALVPLKTPMPCLGAKHKAQSLQLSLADSPLKLRKGSEKGLGKPRSKAPRKTTSKGPKCLTRKGPGAGPRQGTGLQSKTHKATGSLSGLQMKGRSALGTKRAQAKAVRTLAKAASAQAKMARTQAKASRAKAKAAQAKAKAAQVKAKTTQAKAKAKAKAARARAKAKAVRTKAKVKTKTKAAWTQSRCRGRPKGSAQARTVRKDQKTRPETVGQKRKRAEEAKDLPPKKRTRLGPGSPKAWLGPGTAKLLKFRAIKVDKRSSDDEVRQRAQRILRMNLSPVIQLQPLLPYSAP; via the coding sequence ATGAGCGTGGTGGTGCAGCATGTGGAGGAAAAAGCTGTGCACTCCTGGTCGCGTATCTCCACGGCAGGGAAGAAGGCCCTGGAAGAGGCGCTGCTTGTCTTTAACCCCATGAGCCAGGATCTCAGTGCCACAGAGGCCCAGCTTGTGGCCTTCCTGCAGGGCCTACGAGATGATGGCTTCCAACCTACCATCCTGCGCAGTGGTGATGTGTATGGCTATAGTTCATGCACAGCCAACCCCCCAAGCCAGACAAAGCTGCAAGCTCGTGCTCCCAACCCAGCTGCCACATCACCTCCAGCCAGTGCTCCCCGAACTGCCATGCGGCTGCCCGCAGGTCGGGCTACACTGCTCCCTATGCCACTGTCTGGCAGACTGGCCAAAGCGTCCACACCAGCCCTTGCCAAGCATGCTACTACCAACCTGCTATTGAGCTCCTTGAAGCAATCAAGTGCCAACCGTGCCCGGGGTGCAGCGGTGGGCTTCCCCACCCACCTCTATCCAGGTGTCTACCCTGCCATGCGGCTCTCTGTTGTTCTTGAAGCCCTGGTTCCGCTCAAGACTCCCATGCCCTGCTTGGGTGCCAAGCACAAAGCACAGTCACTGCAGCTCTCGCTTGCAGACTCTCCTCTGAAACTGCGGAAAGGTTCAGAAAAGGGTCTGGGGAAACCCCGTTCTAAGGCTCCCAGAAAAACCACAAGCAAGGGCCCTAAGTGTCTGACTCGTAAAGGTCCTGGGGCTGGACCCCGACAAGGCACTGGGCTCCAGAGCAAGACCCACAAAGCCACTGGGTCTCTCAGTGGCCTGCAAATGAAAGGGAGATCTGCCCTGGGCACTAAAAGAGCCCAGGCCAAGGCAGTTCGAACACTGGCCAAAGCTGCCTCTGCCCAGGCCAAGATGGCTCGAACACAGGCCAAGGCCTCAAGAGCTAAGGCCAAGGCAGCACAAGCTAAGGCCAAGGCAGCACAAGTTAAGGCCAAGACTACACAGGCCaaagccaaggccaaggccaaggcagCACGGGCCAGGGCTAAGGCCAAAGCAGTGCGGACCAAGGCCAAGGTCAAAACCAAAACCAAGGCAGCTTGGACCCAGTCCAGGTGCAGGGGCAGGCCAAAGGGGTCTGCTCAGGCTAGAACTGTAAGGAAGGACCAGAAAACCCGCCCTGAGACTGTTggacagaagaggaaaagggcTGAGGAGGCAAAAGATCTTCCTCCCAAGAAGAGAACACGGCTTGGGCCCGGATCTCCTAAGGCGTGGCTAGGGCCTGGAACAGCAAAGCTGCTAAAGTTTCGTGCCATAAAGGTAGATAAGCGCTCCTCAGATGACGAGGTGCGGCAGCGGGCTCAACGGATCCTCCGTATGAACCTGTCTCCTGTAATACAGCTGCAGCCGTTGCTGCCATATTCAGCACCTTGA
- the KLHDC8B gene encoding kelch domain-containing protein 8B — MATGGGRAFAWQVFPPMPTCRVYGTVAHQEGHLLVLGGCGQAGLPLDTAETLDMASHTWLALAPLPTARAGAAAVVLGKQVLVVGGVDEVQSPVAAVEAFLADEGRWERRATLPQAAMGVATVERDGMVYALGGMGSDTAPQAQVRVYEPRRDCWLSLPSMPTPCYGASTFLHGNKIYVLGGRQGKLPVTAFEAFDLEACTWTRHPSLPSRRAFAGCAMAEGSVFSLGGLQQPGPHNFYSRPHFVNTVEMFDLEHGSWTKLPRSLRMRDKRADFVVGSLGGHVVAIGGLGNQPCPLGSVESFSLARRRWEALPAMPTARCSCSSLQAGPRLFVIGGVAQGPSQAVEALCLGDGV; from the exons ATGGCTACAGGAGGTGGTCGGGCCTTTGCTTGGCAGGTGTTCCCCCCAATGCCCACTTGCCGGGTGTATGGCACAGTGGCGCACCAGGAGGGGCACTTGTTGGTGCTGGGGGGCTGTGGCCAGGCTGGACTGCCCCTGGACACTGCTGAGACACTGGATATGGCCTCACACACATGGCTGGCACTGGCGCCCCTGCCCACTGCCCGGGCTGGCGCAGCTGCTGTGGTTCTGGGCAAGCAGGTGCTAGTGGTGGGTGGTGTGGATGAGGTCCAGAGTCCAGTAGCTGCTGTGGAGGCCTTCTTGGCTGATGAAGGCCGCTGGGAGCGTCGGGCCACCCTCCCTCAAGCAGCCATGGGGGTTGCAACTGTGGAAAGAG ATGGTATGGTGTATGCTCTGGGGGGAATGGGCTCTGACACGGCCCCCCAGGCCCAGGTACGGGTGTATGAGCCCCGCCGGGACTGCTGGCTTTCGCTACCCTCCATGCCCACACCCTGCTATGGGGCCTCCACCTTCCTGCACGGGAACAAGATCTATGTCTTGG GGGGCCGCCAAGGCAAACTCCCAGTGACTGCTTTTGAAGCCTTTGATCTGGAGGCCTGTACCTGGACCCGGCACCCAAGCCTGCCCAGCCGCCGGGCCTTCGCTGGCTGTGCCATGGCCGAAGGCAGTGTCTTTAGCCTGGGTGGCCTGCAGCAGCCTGGGCCCCACAATTTCTACTCCCGCCCACACTTTGTCAACACTGTGGAGATGTTTGACCTGGAACATG GGTCATGGACCAAGCTGCCTCGAAGCCTGCGCATGAGAGATAAGAGGGCTGACTTTGTGGTTGGCTCCCTTGGGGGCCACGTTGTGGCCATTGGGGGGCTTG GAAACCAGCCATGCCCTCTGGGCTCTGTGGAGAGCTTCAGCCTTGCACGAAGGCGCTGGGAGGCACTGCCTGCCATGCCCACAGCCCGCTGCTCCTGCTCTAGCCTACAGGCTGGGCCCCGGCTGTTTGTTATTGGGGGTGTGGCCCAGGGTCCCAGTCAAGCTGTGGAGGCACTGTGTCTGGGTGATGGAGTATGA